In Quercus robur chromosome 10, dhQueRobu3.1, whole genome shotgun sequence, a genomic segment contains:
- the LOC126702962 gene encoding extensin-2-like isoform X5, translating to MKLTGLDPSWGRVWPQMVMALAFVVVVSNVGSVSGDAYPYASPPPPPYEYTSPPPPEHSPPPPYEYKSPPPPEKSPPPPYEYKSPPPPVKEPAPAPYEYKSPPPPEHSPPPPYEYKSPPPPEKSPPPPYEYKSPPPPVKEPAPAPYEYKSPPPPVHSPPPPYEYKSPPPPEHSPPPYYYKSPPPPEKSPPPPYEYKSPPPPTKPYKYSSPPPPPYEYKSPPPPVHSPPPPYYYKSPPPPEKSPPPPYEYKSPPPPTKPYKYSSPPPPPYEYKSPPPPTKPYKYSSPPPPPYEYKSPPPPVHSPPPPYYYKSPPPPEKSPPPPYEYKSPPPPTKPYKYSSPPPPPYEYKSPPPPTKPYKYSSPPPPPYEYKSPPPPVYSPPPYYYKSPPPPPPHYYYKSPPPPPKVLPPYHYTSPPPPIHHHPLIVRVVGKVYCYRCYDWGYPIKSHDKKHLEGAVVEVTCKTGKEEITAYGTTKNNGKFALTVKDFDYKKYGAEACKAKLHAAPKDSPCNIPTNLHWGKTGAKLKVKSKNSYEVVLSARPFAYAPKTPYKECEKPVTKPPPYVYKSPPPPVHSPPPYYYKSPPPPPYVYKSPPPPVHSPPPYYYKSPPPPTYLYKSPPPPTYVYKSPPPPVHSLPPYYYKSPPPPTYLYKSPPPPPYVYKSPPPPVYSPPPYYYKSPPPPTYLYKSPPPPVYLYKSPPPPVKALPPPYEYKSPPPPEKSPPPPYYYKSPPPPTEPYKYSSPPPPPYEYKSPPPPVHSPPPPYYYKSPPPPEKSPPPPYEYKSPPPPTKPYKYSSPPPPPYEYKSPPPPVHSPPPPYEYKSPPPPEKSPPPPYYYKSPPPPTEPYKYSSPPPPPYEYKSPPPPVKALPPPYEYKSPPPPEKSPPPPYYYKSPPPPTEPYKYSSPPPPPYEYKSPPPPVKALPPPYEYKSPPPPEKSPPPPYYYKSPPPPTEPYKYSSPPPPPYEYKSPPPPVHSPPPPYEYKSPPPPEHSPPPPYEYKSPPPPEKSPPPPAYIYASPPPPTQ from the exons ATGAAGCTTACAGGCCTAGACCCCTCTTGGGGTCGTGTATGGCCTCAAATGGTTATGGCATTGGCCTTTGTAGTTGTTGTAAGCAATGTGGGTTCAGTCTCTGGTGATGCTTATCCTTATgcttcaccaccaccaccaccttaTGAGTACACATCACCTCCTCCACCTGAGCAttctccaccaccaccatatgAGTACAAGTCTCCCCCACCTCCAGAGAAGTCTCCTCCACCTCCATATGAGTACAAGTCTCCCCCACCACCCGTGAAAGAACCAGCACCAGCACCATATGAATACAAGTCACCCCCACCACCAGAACACTCTCCACCAC caccatatgAGTACAAGTCTCCCCCACCTCCTGAGAAGTCTCCACCTCCTCCATATGAGTACAAGTCTCCACCACCACCCGTGAAAGAACCAGCACCAGCACCATATGA GTACAAGTCCCCACCACCACCTGTACACTCTCCTCCACCACCATACGAGTACAAGTCCCCACCACCTCCGGAACACTCACCACCACCATACTACTATAAGTCCCCACCACCACCAGAGAAATCTCCTCCTCCACCTTACGAGTACAAgtccccaccaccaccaacaaaacCATACAAGTACTCATccccacctccaccaccataTGAGTACAAGTCCCCACCACCACCTGTACACTCTCCTCCACCACCATACTACTATAAGTCCCCACCACCACCAGAGAAATCTCCTCCTCCACCTTACGAGTACaagtcaccaccaccaccaacaaaacCATACAAGTACTcatccccaccaccaccaccatatgAGTACAAgtccccaccaccaccaacaaaacCATACAAGTACTCATccccacctccaccaccataTGAGTATAAGTCCCCACCACCACCTGTACACTCTCCTCCACCACCATACTACTATAAGTCCCCACCACCACCAGAGAAATCTCCTCCTCCACCTTACGAGTACAAgtccccaccaccaccaacaaaacCATACAAGTACTcatccccaccaccaccaccatatgAGTACAAgtccccaccaccaccaacaaaacCATACAAGTACTCATccccacctccaccaccataTGAGTACAAGTCCCCACCACCACCTGTTTACTCTCCACCACCTTACTACTATAagtctccaccaccaccaccaccacactaCTACTACaaatctccaccaccaccacccaaggTTCTTCCTCCATACCATTACACGTCTCCACCTCCACCAATCCACCACCACCCATTGATTGTCAGGGTTGTTGGAAAGGTCTATTGCTACAGATGCTATGACTGGGGATATCCCATCAAGTCACATGACAAGAAGCATCTTGAAG GTGCCGTAGTGGAAGTGACATGCAAAACTGGCAAGGAGGAGATCACAGCATATGGTACCACCAAGAACAATGGCAAGTTTGCCCTCACAGTCAAGGACTTTGACTACAAGAAGTATGGTGCCGAAGCATGCAAGGCTAAGCTCCACGCTGCACCCAAAGACTCACCATGCAACATCCCCACTAACTTACACTGGGGCAAAACTGGTGCCAAGCTCAAGGTCAAATCTAAGAACTCATATGAAGTTGTGCTCTCAGCCAGGCCATTTGCTTATGCTCCCAAGACTCCTTACAAGGAGTGTGAGAAGCCAGTCACTAAGCCTCCTCCATACGTGTACAAgtctccaccaccaccagtccactCTCCTCCACCATACTACTACAAgtccccaccaccaccaccatatgTGTACAAgtctccaccaccaccagtccactCTCCACCACCGTACTACTATAAatccccaccaccaccaacataCTTGTACAAgtccccaccaccaccaacataTGTGTACAAgtctccaccaccaccagtccactCTCTACCACCGTACTACTATAAatccccaccaccaccaacataCTTGTACAAgtccccaccaccaccaccatatgTGTACAAgtccccaccaccaccagtctACTCTCCACCACCATACTACTATAAatccccaccaccaccaacataCTTGTACAAGTCCCCACCTCCACCTGTTTACTTATACAAgtccccaccaccaccagtgAAAGCTCTTCCTCCACCATATGAGTACAAGTCCCCACCACCACCAGAGaagtctcctcctccaccatacTACTACAAatccccaccaccaccaactgAACCATACAAGTACTcatccccaccaccaccaccatatgAGTACAAGTCCCCACCACCACCTGTACACTCTCCTCCACCACCATACTACTATAAGTCTCCACCACCACCAGAGAAATCTCCTCCTCCACCTTACGAGTACAAgtccccaccaccaccaacaaaacCATACAAGTACTCATccccacctccaccaccataTGAGTACAAGTCTCCACCACCACCTGTACActctccaccaccaccatacGAGTACaagtcaccaccaccaccagagaaatctcctcctccaccatacTACTACaaatctccaccaccaccaacagaACCATACAAGTACTcatccccaccaccaccaccatatgAGTACAAgtccccaccaccaccagtgAAAGCTCTTCCTCCACCATATGAATACAAGTCCCCACCACCACCAGAGAaatctcctcctccaccatacTACTACAAatccccaccaccaccaacagaACCATACAAGTACTcatccccaccaccaccaccatatgAGTACAAatccccaccaccaccagtgAAGGCTCTTC caccaccatacGAGTACaagtcaccaccaccaccagagaaatctcctcctccaccatacTACTACAAatccccaccaccaccaacagaACCATACAAGTACTCTTccccacctccaccaccataTGAGTACAAGTCCCCACCACCACCTGTACACTCTCCTCCACCACCATACGAGTACAAATCCCCACCACCTCCGGAACACTCACCTCCACCGCCATATGAGTACAAATCACCTCCCCCACCAGAGAAATCTCCTCCACCACCGGCCTACATTTATGCATCTCCCCCACCACCCACTCAATAA
- the LOC126702962 gene encoding extensin-2-like isoform X3: protein MKLTGLDPSWGRVWPQMVMALAFVVVVSNVGSVSGDAYPYASPPPPPYEYTSPPPPEHSPPPPYEYKSPPPPEKSPPPPYEYKSPPPPVKEPAPAPYEYKSPPPPEHSPPPPYEYKSPPPPVHSPPPPYEYKSPPPPEKSPPPPYEYKSPPPPVKEPAPAPYEYKSPPPPVHSPPPPYEYKSPPPPEHSPPPYYYKSPPPPEKSPPPPYEYKSPPPPTKPYKYSSPPPPPYEYKSPPPPVHSPPPPYYYKSPPPPEKSPPPPYEYKSPPPPTKPYKYSSPPPPPYEYKSPPPPTKPYKYSSPPPPPYEYKSPPPPVHSPPPPYYYKSPPPPEKSPPPPYEYKSPPPPTKPYKYSSPPPPPYEYKSPPPPTKPYKYSSPPPPPYEYKSPPPPVYSPPPYYYKSPPPPPPHYYYKSPPPPPKVLPPYHYTSPPPPIHHHPLIVRVVGKVYCYRCYDWGYPIKSHDKKHLEGAVVEVTCKTGKEEITAYGTTKNNGKFALTVKDFDYKKYGAEACKAKLHAAPKDSPCNIPTNLHWGKTGAKLKVKSKNSYEVVLSARPFAYAPKTPYKECEKPVTKPPPYVYKSPPPPVHSPPPYYYKSPPPPPYVYKSPPPPVHSPPPYYYKSPPPPTYLYKSPPPPTYVYKSPPPPVHSLPPYYYKSPPPPTYLYKSPPPPPYVYKSPPPPVYSPPPYYYKSPPPPTYLYKSPPPPVYLYKSPPPPVKALPPPYEYKSPPPPEKSPPPPYYYKSPPPPTEPYKYSSPPPPPYEYKSPPPPVHSPPPPYYYKSPPPPEKSPPPPYEYKSPPPPTKPYKYSSPPPPPYEYKSPPPPVHSPPPPYEYKSPPPPEKSPPPPYYYKSPPPPTEPYKYSSPPPPPYEYKSPPPPVKALPPPYEYKSPPPPEKSPPPPYYYKSPPPPTEPYKYSSPPPPPYEYKSPPPPVKALPPPYEYKSPPPPEKSPPPPYYYKSPPPPTEPYKYSSPPPPPYEYKSPPPPVHSPPPPYEYKSPPPPEHSPPPPYEYKSPPPPEKSPPPPAYIYASPPPPTQ from the exons ATGAAGCTTACAGGCCTAGACCCCTCTTGGGGTCGTGTATGGCCTCAAATGGTTATGGCATTGGCCTTTGTAGTTGTTGTAAGCAATGTGGGTTCAGTCTCTGGTGATGCTTATCCTTATgcttcaccaccaccaccaccttaTGAGTACACATCACCTCCTCCACCTGAGCAttctccaccaccaccatatgAGTACAAGTCTCCCCCACCTCCAGAGAAGTCTCCTCCACCTCCATATGAGTACAAGTCTCCCCCACCACCCGTGAAAGAACCAGCACCAGCACCATATGAATACAAGTCACCCCCACCACCAGAACACTCTCCACCACCTCCATATGAGTATAAGTCACCTCCTCCACCAGTACActccccaccaccaccatatgAGTACAAGTCTCCCCCACCTCCTGAGAAGTCTCCACCTCCTCCATATGAGTACAAGTCTCCACCACCACCCGTGAAAGAACCAGCACCAGCACCATATGA GTACAAGTCCCCACCACCACCTGTACACTCTCCTCCACCACCATACGAGTACAAGTCCCCACCACCTCCGGAACACTCACCACCACCATACTACTATAAGTCCCCACCACCACCAGAGAAATCTCCTCCTCCACCTTACGAGTACAAgtccccaccaccaccaacaaaacCATACAAGTACTCATccccacctccaccaccataTGAGTACAAGTCCCCACCACCACCTGTACACTCTCCTCCACCACCATACTACTATAAGTCCCCACCACCACCAGAGAAATCTCCTCCTCCACCTTACGAGTACaagtcaccaccaccaccaacaaaacCATACAAGTACTcatccccaccaccaccaccatatgAGTACAAgtccccaccaccaccaacaaaacCATACAAGTACTCATccccacctccaccaccataTGAGTATAAGTCCCCACCACCACCTGTACACTCTCCTCCACCACCATACTACTATAAGTCCCCACCACCACCAGAGAAATCTCCTCCTCCACCTTACGAGTACAAgtccccaccaccaccaacaaaacCATACAAGTACTcatccccaccaccaccaccatatgAGTACAAgtccccaccaccaccaacaaaacCATACAAGTACTCATccccacctccaccaccataTGAGTACAAGTCCCCACCACCACCTGTTTACTCTCCACCACCTTACTACTATAagtctccaccaccaccaccaccacactaCTACTACaaatctccaccaccaccacccaaggTTCTTCCTCCATACCATTACACGTCTCCACCTCCACCAATCCACCACCACCCATTGATTGTCAGGGTTGTTGGAAAGGTCTATTGCTACAGATGCTATGACTGGGGATATCCCATCAAGTCACATGACAAGAAGCATCTTGAAG GTGCCGTAGTGGAAGTGACATGCAAAACTGGCAAGGAGGAGATCACAGCATATGGTACCACCAAGAACAATGGCAAGTTTGCCCTCACAGTCAAGGACTTTGACTACAAGAAGTATGGTGCCGAAGCATGCAAGGCTAAGCTCCACGCTGCACCCAAAGACTCACCATGCAACATCCCCACTAACTTACACTGGGGCAAAACTGGTGCCAAGCTCAAGGTCAAATCTAAGAACTCATATGAAGTTGTGCTCTCAGCCAGGCCATTTGCTTATGCTCCCAAGACTCCTTACAAGGAGTGTGAGAAGCCAGTCACTAAGCCTCCTCCATACGTGTACAAgtctccaccaccaccagtccactCTCCTCCACCATACTACTACAAgtccccaccaccaccaccatatgTGTACAAgtctccaccaccaccagtccactCTCCACCACCGTACTACTATAAatccccaccaccaccaacataCTTGTACAAgtccccaccaccaccaacataTGTGTACAAgtctccaccaccaccagtccactCTCTACCACCGTACTACTATAAatccccaccaccaccaacataCTTGTACAAgtccccaccaccaccaccatatgTGTACAAgtccccaccaccaccagtctACTCTCCACCACCATACTACTATAAatccccaccaccaccaacataCTTGTACAAGTCCCCACCTCCACCTGTTTACTTATACAAgtccccaccaccaccagtgAAAGCTCTTCCTCCACCATATGAGTACAAGTCCCCACCACCACCAGAGaagtctcctcctccaccatacTACTACAAatccccaccaccaccaactgAACCATACAAGTACTcatccccaccaccaccaccatatgAGTACAAGTCCCCACCACCACCTGTACACTCTCCTCCACCACCATACTACTATAAGTCTCCACCACCACCAGAGAAATCTCCTCCTCCACCTTACGAGTACAAgtccccaccaccaccaacaaaacCATACAAGTACTCATccccacctccaccaccataTGAGTACAAGTCTCCACCACCACCTGTACActctccaccaccaccatacGAGTACaagtcaccaccaccaccagagaaatctcctcctccaccatacTACTACaaatctccaccaccaccaacagaACCATACAAGTACTcatccccaccaccaccaccatatgAGTACAAgtccccaccaccaccagtgAAAGCTCTTCCTCCACCATATGAATACAAGTCCCCACCACCACCAGAGAaatctcctcctccaccatacTACTACAAatccccaccaccaccaacagaACCATACAAGTACTcatccccaccaccaccaccatatgAGTACAAatccccaccaccaccagtgAAGGCTCTTC caccaccatacGAGTACaagtcaccaccaccaccagagaaatctcctcctccaccatacTACTACAAatccccaccaccaccaacagaACCATACAAGTACTCTTccccacctccaccaccataTGAGTACAAGTCCCCACCACCACCTGTACACTCTCCTCCACCACCATACGAGTACAAATCCCCACCACCTCCGGAACACTCACCTCCACCGCCATATGAGTACAAATCACCTCCCCCACCAGAGAAATCTCCTCCACCACCGGCCTACATTTATGCATCTCCCCCACCACCCACTCAATAA
- the LOC126702962 gene encoding extensin-2-like isoform X12, which produces MKLTGLDPSWGRVWPQMVMALAFVVVVSNVGSVSGDAYPYASPPPPPYEYTSPPPPEHSPPPPYEYKSPPPPEKSPPPPYEYKSPPPPVKEPAPAPYEYKSPPPPEHSPPPPYEYKSPPPPVHSPPPPYEYKSPPPPEKSPPPPYEYKSPPPPVKEPAPAPYEYKSPPPPEHSPPPPYEYKSPPPPVHSPPPPYEYKSPPPPEHSPPPYYYKSPPPPEKSPPPPYEYKSPPPPTKPYKYSSPPPPPYEYKSPPPPVHSPPPPYYYKSPPPPEKSPPPPYEYKSPPPPTKPYKYSSPPPPPYEYKSPPPPTKPYKYSSPPPPPYEYKSPPPPVYSPPPYYYKSPPPPPPHYYYKSPPPPPKVLPPYHYTSPPPPIHHHPLIVRVVGKVYCYRCYDWGYPIKSHDKKHLEGAVVEVTCKTGKEEITAYGTTKNNGKFALTVKDFDYKKYGAEACKAKLHAAPKDSPCNIPTNLHWGKTGAKLKVKSKNSYEVVLSARPFAYAPKTPYKECEKPVTKPPPYVYKSPPPPVHSPPPYYYKSPPPPPYVYKSPPPPVHSPPPYYYKSPPPPTYLYKSPPPPTYVYKSPPPPVHSLPPYYYKSPPPPTYLYKSPPPPPYVYKSPPPPVYSPPPYYYKSPPPPTYLYKSPPPPVYLYKSPPPPVKALPPPYEYKSPPPPEKSPPPPYYYKSPPPPTEPYKYSSPPPPPYEYKSPPPPVHSPPPPYYYKSPPPPEKSPPPPYEYKSPPPPTKPYKYSSPPPPPYEYKSPPPPVHSPPPPYEYKSPPPPEKSPPPPYYYKSPPPPTEPYKYSSPPPPPYEYKSPPPPVKALPPPYEYKSPPPPEKSPPPPYYYKSPPPPTEPYKYSSPPPPPYEYKSPPPPVKALPPPYEYKSPPPPEKSPPPPYYYKSPPPPTEPYKYSSPPPPPYEYKSPPPPVHSPPPPYEYKSPPPPEHSPPPPYEYKSPPPPEKSPPPPAYIYASPPPPTQ; this is translated from the exons ATGAAGCTTACAGGCCTAGACCCCTCTTGGGGTCGTGTATGGCCTCAAATGGTTATGGCATTGGCCTTTGTAGTTGTTGTAAGCAATGTGGGTTCAGTCTCTGGTGATGCTTATCCTTATgcttcaccaccaccaccaccttaTGAGTACACATCACCTCCTCCACCTGAGCAttctccaccaccaccatatgAGTACAAGTCTCCCCCACCTCCAGAGAAGTCTCCTCCACCTCCATATGAGTACAAGTCTCCCCCACCACCCGTGAAAGAACCAGCACCAGCACCATATGAATACAAGTCACCCCCACCACCAGAACACTCTCCACCACCTCCATATGAGTATAAGTCACCTCCTCCACCAGTACActccccaccaccaccatatgAGTACAAGTCTCCCCCACCTCCTGAGAAGTCTCCACCTCCTCCATATGAGTACAAGTCTCCACCACCACCCGTGAAAGAACCAGCACCAGCACCATATGAATACAAGTCACCCCCACCACCAGAACActctccaccaccaccatatgAGTACAAGTCCCCACCACCACCTGTACACTCTCCTCCACCACCATACGAGTACAAGTCCCCACCACCTCCGGAACACTCACCACCACCATACTACTATAAGTCCCCACCACCACCAGAGAAATCTCCTCCTCCACCTTACGAGTACAAgtccccaccaccaccaacaaaacCATACAAGTACTCATccccac ctccaccaccataTGAGTATAAGTCCCCACCACCACCTGTACACTCTCCTCCACCACCATACTACTATAAGTCCCCACCACCACCAGAGAAATCTCCTCCTCCACCTTACGAGTACAAgtccccaccaccaccaacaaaacCATACAAGTACTcatccccaccaccaccaccatatgAGTACAAgtccccaccaccaccaacaaaacCATACAAGTACTCATccccacctccaccaccataTGAGTACAAGTCCCCACCACCACCTGTTTACTCTCCACCACCTTACTACTATAagtctccaccaccaccaccaccacactaCTACTACaaatctccaccaccaccacccaaggTTCTTCCTCCATACCATTACACGTCTCCACCTCCACCAATCCACCACCACCCATTGATTGTCAGGGTTGTTGGAAAGGTCTATTGCTACAGATGCTATGACTGGGGATATCCCATCAAGTCACATGACAAGAAGCATCTTGAAG GTGCCGTAGTGGAAGTGACATGCAAAACTGGCAAGGAGGAGATCACAGCATATGGTACCACCAAGAACAATGGCAAGTTTGCCCTCACAGTCAAGGACTTTGACTACAAGAAGTATGGTGCCGAAGCATGCAAGGCTAAGCTCCACGCTGCACCCAAAGACTCACCATGCAACATCCCCACTAACTTACACTGGGGCAAAACTGGTGCCAAGCTCAAGGTCAAATCTAAGAACTCATATGAAGTTGTGCTCTCAGCCAGGCCATTTGCTTATGCTCCCAAGACTCCTTACAAGGAGTGTGAGAAGCCAGTCACTAAGCCTCCTCCATACGTGTACAAgtctccaccaccaccagtccactCTCCTCCACCATACTACTACAAgtccccaccaccaccaccatatgTGTACAAgtctccaccaccaccagtccactCTCCACCACCGTACTACTATAAatccccaccaccaccaacataCTTGTACAAgtccccaccaccaccaacataTGTGTACAAgtctccaccaccaccagtccactCTCTACCACCGTACTACTATAAatccccaccaccaccaacataCTTGTACAAgtccccaccaccaccaccatatgTGTACAAgtccccaccaccaccagtctACTCTCCACCACCATACTACTATAAatccccaccaccaccaacataCTTGTACAAGTCCCCACCTCCACCTGTTTACTTATACAAgtccccaccaccaccagtgAAAGCTCTTCCTCCACCATATGAGTACAAGTCCCCACCACCACCAGAGaagtctcctcctccaccatacTACTACAAatccccaccaccaccaactgAACCATACAAGTACTcatccccaccaccaccaccatatgAGTACAAGTCCCCACCACCACCTGTACACTCTCCTCCACCACCATACTACTATAAGTCTCCACCACCACCAGAGAAATCTCCTCCTCCACCTTACGAGTACAAgtccccaccaccaccaacaaaacCATACAAGTACTCATccccacctccaccaccataTGAGTACAAGTCTCCACCACCACCTGTACActctccaccaccaccatacGAGTACaagtcaccaccaccaccagagaaatctcctcctccaccatacTACTACaaatctccaccaccaccaacagaACCATACAAGTACTcatccccaccaccaccaccatatgAGTACAAgtccccaccaccaccagtgAAAGCTCTTCCTCCACCATATGAATACAAGTCCCCACCACCACCAGAGAaatctcctcctccaccatacTACTACAAatccccaccaccaccaacagaACCATACAAGTACTcatccccaccaccaccaccatatgAGTACAAatccccaccaccaccagtgAAGGCTCTTC caccaccatacGAGTACaagtcaccaccaccaccagagaaatctcctcctccaccatacTACTACAAatccccaccaccaccaacagaACCATACAAGTACTCTTccccacctccaccaccataTGAGTACAAGTCCCCACCACCACCTGTACACTCTCCTCCACCACCATACGAGTACAAATCCCCACCACCTCCGGAACACTCACCTCCACCGCCATATGAGTACAAATCACCTCCCCCACCAGAGAAATCTCCTCCACCACCGGCCTACATTTATGCATCTCCCCCACCACCCACTCAATAA